TTCTTTTACTATCCATGAAGTTAAATTTTCTAGTCTAATTGATTCATAAAAGCCAACTAATATTGCAGATGTTAATAAAAAGATTGTATTAGCTCCATTAAAGGCAATCAGTAATATACTTAACATTAGAAAACTCAGAACCATTATCAGAAGTAATAGAATGAATTAAATATTTATTACTTTTAATAATCTTTTCAACCTCTTTAATAACATTATCATTAGTCTTAGCATCTAATAAACGAACAATATTAATTCTTGATAATCTCTCAGTAAGAGTCATTATCACCTTAGATTTACCCTCTCTATTACCAACAACACAATCAATCTCCCAATGACCAAGAGTTTTTCTATTATTTATTATTTCATCTCTTTTATCAATACTTAAACCACCAAATTTAATAACTTTCTTAGAATAAATTCTATTACCCTTACTCTTATATATTATTGTGTTATTATTCTTTTTATATCCTAAGAATTTAAATAAATCTTTATGTATATAATTATATAGAGTTTGTACAGATAAAGTAAAATTATATTTACTTTTAAGTATTCTAGTAATAGCATAAGGAGAATACTTATTATTTAATAATTTAGTAATTTCAAAATGAATTTTAGTATTACTATCAATTTTAAGAGGTAATTCTTTTTTAGTTATTCTTTCTATATATTTATCATGAGATATATCAAAAGAATAAATTAGAATAGGGTTATACATAGAATCAATTTGTTTAATAGTACCTCTATTTATTTCTCTTTTAATAGTTTTTAGAGATTTATTTAAACTAGAGGCAATCTTTTTTAGTATAGAAAGAAAATATTTTCTATTATTAGTAGTAGGCTTTATTAAATATTTAGTTAAGTCTTTAATATTATTATCTTTAAGGATATGGTAAATGATACCACGGTCAACTTTAGTAAGATGTTTAAATTTTTCTTCTTTATTAATTTTAAAAAATGTGTTATTATTAGTCATGGGTATACAGTTCCTTTCAATAGATTTGGTCATTTATGATTGTACTGTATATCCTATTTTTTTTCAATTACTTTTTTGGACATTTACTTTTGGAATTTAGGAACTAAAGATCCATTTACTAAAACACTTGTTAATATAGGGGCAGTACCTAAGTTAGGAATAAAATATAAG
The genomic region above belongs to Streptobacillus ratti and contains:
- a CDS encoding IS30 family transposase: MTNNNTFFKINKEEKFKHLTKVDRGIIYHILKDNNIKDLTKYLIKPTTNNRKYFLSILKKIASSLNKSLKTIKREINRGTIKQIDSMYNPILIYSFDISHDKYIERITKKELPLKIDSNTKIHFEITKLLNNKYSPYAITRILKSKYNFTLSVQTLYNYIHKDLFKFLGYKKNNNTIIYKSKGNRIYSKKVIKFGGLSIDKRDEIINNRKTLGHWEIDCVVGNREGKSKVIMTLTERLSRINIVRLLDAKTNDNVIKEVEKIIKSNKYLIHSITSDNGSEFSNVKYITDCL